The Methylobacterium currus genome contains a region encoding:
- a CDS encoding argininosuccinate synthase has protein sequence MSDQPQKRVKKVVLAYSGGLDTSIILKWLQTTYGCEVVTFTADLGQGEELEPARAKAELLGIKPENIFIEDLREEFVRDYVFPMFRANAQYEGVYLLGTSIARPLIAKKQIEIAERVGADAVSHGATGKGNDQVRFELGYYALKPDVTVIAPWREWDFRSRESLLAFAEQHQIPISKDKRGEAPFSVDANLLHASSEGKVLEDPAEVVPDYVYSRTLSPEEAPDTPTLITIGFERGDAVSIDGERLSPATLLAKLNELGRANGIGRLDLVENRFVGMKSRGMYETPGGTILLPAHRAIESITLDRGAAHLKDELMPRYAELIYNGFWFSPEREMLQALIDKSQEMVTGTVRLKLYKGGVHVIGRESPNSLYDQDLVTFEEGAVAYDHRDAAGFIKLNALRLRTLGQRKRKLGA, from the coding sequence ATGTCCGACCAGCCCCAGAAGCGCGTGAAGAAGGTCGTGCTCGCCTACTCGGGCGGCCTCGACACCTCGATCATCCTCAAGTGGCTCCAGACCACCTACGGCTGCGAGGTGGTGACGTTCACCGCCGATCTGGGCCAGGGCGAGGAGCTGGAGCCGGCCCGCGCCAAGGCCGAGCTGCTCGGCATCAAGCCGGAGAACATCTTCATCGAGGACCTGCGCGAGGAATTCGTTCGCGACTACGTCTTCCCGATGTTCCGGGCGAACGCCCAGTACGAGGGCGTCTATCTCCTCGGCACCTCGATCGCCCGGCCCCTGATCGCCAAGAAGCAGATCGAGATCGCCGAGAGGGTCGGGGCCGACGCGGTGTCCCACGGCGCCACCGGCAAGGGCAACGACCAGGTCCGGTTCGAGCTCGGCTACTACGCGCTGAAGCCCGACGTCACGGTGATCGCCCCCTGGCGCGAGTGGGATTTCCGCTCCCGCGAGTCGCTCCTGGCCTTCGCCGAGCAGCACCAGATTCCGATCTCCAAGGACAAGCGCGGCGAGGCGCCGTTCTCGGTCGACGCCAACCTCCTGCACGCCTCCTCGGAGGGCAAGGTGCTGGAGGATCCCGCCGAGGTGGTGCCCGACTACGTCTACTCGCGCACCCTGTCGCCCGAGGAGGCGCCCGACACGCCGACCCTGATCACCATCGGCTTCGAGCGCGGCGACGCGGTCTCGATCGACGGCGAGCGCCTGTCGCCGGCGACCCTGCTCGCCAAGCTCAACGAGCTGGGACGGGCCAACGGCATCGGCCGCCTGGACCTGGTCGAGAACCGCTTCGTCGGCATGAAGAGCCGCGGCATGTACGAGACCCCCGGCGGCACCATCCTGCTGCCGGCCCACCGGGCGATCGAATCGATCACCCTCGACCGCGGCGCGGCCCATCTCAAGGACGAGCTGATGCCGCGCTACGCCGAGCTGATCTATAACGGCTTCTGGTTCTCGCCGGAGCGCGAGATGCTTCAGGCCCTGATCGACAAGAGCCAGGAGATGGTCACCGGCACGGTGCGGCTGAAGCTCTACAAGGGCGGTGTCCACGTCATCGGCCGCGAGAGCCCGAACTCCCTCTACGACCAGGACCTCGTCACCTTCGAGGAGGGCGCCGTGGCCTACGACCACCGCGACGCGGCGGGCTTCATCAAGCTCAACGCCCTGCGCCTGCGCACGCTCGGCCAGCGCAAGCGCAAGCTGGGCGCCTAA
- a CDS encoding PDR/VanB family oxidoreductase, whose amino-acid sequence MAQTDWLPARLRATRALTPDIRLLEIEPSVRGAPAPPGSHLGVAVMIGERPDTRSYSLLDSGADGLYRIAVKRLAHSRGGSAYMHGLEAGARLSISGPRNHFGLTLGKPGYLLVAGGIGITPLHAMALALHQAGAPFRLLYAARTRQDLALADALQARIGDRLETFTDEDHRRIDMTAAIAGLAPGAEAYVCGPFGMMEAARRVWAETGRPAQGLRFETFGTGGRHATEAFTVRIPRLSKEIVVPRNQTMLEALEAAGVGMIHDCRRGECGLCTVTILAADGTVDHRDVFFSEAQKATNAQLCTCVSRVVGGGITIDTADRAG is encoded by the coding sequence ATGGCCCAGACCGACTGGCTCCCCGCGCGCCTGCGCGCCACCCGGGCGCTGACGCCCGACATCCGCCTCCTGGAGATCGAGCCATCCGTGCGCGGCGCGCCGGCCCCGCCCGGCAGCCATCTCGGGGTGGCGGTGATGATCGGCGAGCGGCCGGATACCCGCTCCTACTCGCTCCTCGATTCCGGGGCGGACGGGCTCTACCGCATCGCCGTGAAGCGCTTGGCCCACAGCCGCGGCGGCTCGGCCTACATGCACGGGCTGGAGGCGGGCGCTCGGCTGAGCATCTCGGGCCCGCGCAACCATTTCGGCCTCACCCTGGGCAAGCCTGGCTACCTGCTCGTCGCCGGCGGCATCGGCATCACCCCGCTCCACGCCATGGCGCTCGCCTTGCACCAGGCCGGCGCCCCGTTCCGCCTGCTCTACGCCGCCCGGACCCGGCAGGATCTGGCACTGGCCGACGCGTTGCAGGCACGGATCGGCGACCGGCTCGAAACCTTCACCGACGAGGATCACCGGCGGATCGACATGACCGCGGCGATCGCCGGCCTCGCGCCCGGGGCCGAGGCGTATGTCTGCGGGCCGTTCGGCATGATGGAGGCGGCCCGCCGGGTCTGGGCCGAGACCGGCCGCCCGGCGCAAGGCCTTCGCTTCGAGACCTTCGGCACCGGCGGCCGCCACGCCACCGAGGCGTTCACGGTCCGCATCCCGCGGCTGTCCAAGGAGATCGTCGTCCCCCGCAACCAGACCATGCTGGAGGCGCTGGAGGCGGCGGGCGTCGGCATGATCCACGATTGCCGGCGCGGCGAATGCGGCCTGTGCACGGTGACGATTCTCGCGGCCGACGGCACGGTCGACCACCGGGACGTGTTCTTCAGCGAGGCCCAGAAGGCGACGAACGCCCAGCTCTGCACCTGCGTGTCGCGGGTGGTGGGCGGCGGGATCACCATCGATACGGCGGACCGGGCGGGGTGA
- the leuB gene encoding 3-isopropylmalate dehydrogenase codes for MATYKILLLPGDGIGPEVAREVSKVLAWFTRAGIAQFETETDLVGGAAIDAHGVPLSEAAMDRAKAADAVLFGAVGGPKWAGVSYAKRPEAGLLRLRKDLGLFANLRPAICYPALADASALKRELVEGLDIVIVRELTGGVYFGEPKEIVTLEDGQKRAVDTQVYTTGEIERIAAVAFDLARKRRNKVASAEKHNVMKTGVLWKETVTRLHAEQYSDVGLEHVLADNCAMQLVRNPKQYDVLVTDNLFGDILSDVAAMLTGSLGMLPSASLGAVENGTRRALYEPVHGSAPDIAGQNLANPIAMIGSLAMALRYSFGLVEAADQLESAITRTLAAGTRTRDIAAPGTNAVGTAEMGDAILRELQAGAN; via the coding sequence ATGGCCACGTACAAGATCCTGCTCCTGCCCGGCGACGGCATCGGCCCGGAGGTGGCCCGGGAAGTCTCCAAGGTGCTGGCCTGGTTCACCCGCGCCGGTATCGCCCAGTTCGAGACCGAGACCGACCTCGTCGGCGGTGCCGCCATCGACGCCCACGGCGTGCCGCTCTCGGAAGCCGCGATGGACCGCGCCAAGGCCGCCGACGCGGTCTTGTTCGGCGCCGTCGGCGGGCCGAAATGGGCCGGCGTCTCTTATGCCAAGCGCCCTGAGGCGGGTCTGCTCCGCCTGCGCAAGGATCTCGGCCTGTTCGCCAATCTCCGCCCGGCGATCTGCTACCCGGCGCTGGCCGATGCGTCCGCGCTCAAGCGCGAGCTGGTCGAGGGCCTCGACATCGTCATCGTGCGCGAGCTCACCGGCGGCGTGTATTTCGGCGAGCCGAAGGAGATCGTGACCCTGGAGGACGGCCAGAAGCGCGCCGTCGACACGCAAGTGTACACGACCGGCGAGATCGAGCGGATCGCCGCGGTCGCCTTCGACCTCGCCCGCAAGCGCCGCAACAAGGTCGCCTCGGCCGAGAAGCACAACGTGATGAAGACCGGCGTCTTGTGGAAGGAGACCGTCACCCGCCTCCACGCCGAGCAGTACTCGGATGTCGGGCTGGAGCACGTGCTGGCGGACAATTGCGCCATGCAGCTGGTGCGCAACCCCAAGCAGTACGACGTGCTGGTCACCGACAACCTGTTCGGCGACATCCTGTCGGACGTGGCGGCGATGCTGACCGGCTCGCTCGGGATGCTGCCCTCGGCCTCCCTCGGCGCGGTCGAGAACGGCACGCGGCGCGCCCTCTACGAGCCGGTCCACGGTTCGGCCCCGGACATCGCCGGCCAGAACCTCGCCAACCCGATCGCCATGATCGGCTCGCTGGCGATGGCCCTGCGCTACTCCTTCGGCCTCGTCGAGGCGGCCGACCAGCTCGAGAGCGCCATCACCCGCACGCTGGCCGCCGGCACCCGCACCCGCGACATCGCCGCGCCGGGTACCAACGCGGTCGGCACCGCCGAGATGGGCGACGCCATCCTGCGCGAGCTGCAGGCCGGGGCGAACTGA
- a CDS encoding polyprenyl synthetase family protein → MAGTTGYPQAGDFTARLSAVAKTVEGFLAERLGDAVQAGEIARPSRLMEAMRHAVLNGGKRLRPFLAIETARMLGGPFEGAMAAGAGVELVHCYSLVHDDLPAMDDDDLRRGQPTVHKKYDEATAILVGDALQTLAFEIVADPAWQADPLIRSELVLGLARASGLGGMVGGQLLDLGAEGRFGPSNLDVDATLQLQAMKTGAILAFSVDAGALVGGASPDERRALLAYGRALGQAFQVADDILDREASSEAMGKRTGKDKDAGKATLVDRLGLDGARAECERLVAECENALKPWGAAAATLCEAARFTVARKS, encoded by the coding sequence ATGGCCGGCACCACAGGATACCCGCAGGCAGGCGATTTCACGGCGCGGCTCTCGGCCGTGGCCAAGACCGTCGAAGGCTTCCTCGCCGAGCGTCTCGGCGACGCGGTGCAGGCCGGCGAGATCGCCCGGCCGTCCCGGCTGATGGAGGCGATGCGCCACGCCGTGCTCAACGGCGGCAAGCGCCTGCGTCCGTTCCTCGCCATCGAGACCGCCCGGATGCTCGGCGGCCCGTTCGAGGGCGCGATGGCGGCCGGCGCCGGCGTCGAGCTGGTGCATTGCTACTCGCTCGTCCACGACGACCTGCCGGCGATGGACGACGACGACCTGCGCCGCGGCCAGCCGACCGTGCACAAGAAGTACGACGAGGCCACCGCGATCCTGGTCGGCGACGCCCTCCAGACCCTCGCCTTCGAGATCGTCGCCGATCCGGCCTGGCAGGCCGACCCGCTGATCCGCTCCGAGCTGGTGCTCGGTCTCGCCCGGGCGTCCGGCCTCGGCGGCATGGTCGGCGGCCAGCTCCTCGATCTCGGGGCGGAGGGGCGCTTCGGCCCGTCCAACCTCGACGTCGACGCGACGCTCCAGCTTCAGGCGATGAAGACCGGCGCGATCCTGGCCTTCTCGGTCGACGCCGGCGCCCTCGTGGGCGGCGCCTCTCCGGACGAGCGCCGCGCGCTCCTCGCTTACGGCCGGGCGCTGGGCCAGGCCTTCCAGGTCGCCGACGACATCCTCGACCGCGAGGCCTCCTCGGAGGCGATGGGCAAGCGCACCGGCAAGGACAAGGATGCCGGCAAGGCGACCCTCGTCGATCGCCTCGGCCTCGACGGCGCCCGCGCCGAGTGCGAGCGCCTGGTGGCCGAGTGCGAGAACGCCCTCAAGCCCTGGGGCGCGGCCGCCGCCACCCTGTGCGAGGCCGCCCGCTTCACCGTCGCGCGCAAGTCGTAA
- a CDS encoding MFS transporter — protein sequence MSTTSDPSHPRASIRQGAMTSFQIAAVAVCVLICALDGFDVLVVAFTAASIAKDFALKPTDLGLLFSAGLAGMGLGALLIAPLSDRFGRRTTVLVCLAILCVGMLAAAATRTLAELALVRLFTGLGIGGGLATVNIVVAEYATDRWRNLSISLMSLGYPIGATLGGAFSVYLIAAYGWRAVYVFGGLVALALVPAVLAALPESLDYLIARRPAGALPKVNGVLARLGRPALEALPAPSRAEAETGASLSAIARPPYRTRTLAACAAYFCVMTTCYFFLSWTPKVLTELGLGVSGGISGAMLMNLGGAAGCLVFGFVARRAGTRKLAAAFMAGLFVAATAFGHVPATPAALLAATLAIGFCLYGSINAMYAAVPPVFPAPVRTTGTGLAMSVGRLGAVTGPGLAGMLMAAGWERPDYCVALALPMLVAALCLRWVAAREPAEPARVVPGIVSAARS from the coding sequence ATGTCCACCACATCCGACCCCTCCCATCCTCGCGCATCAATCCGCCAGGGCGCCATGACCTCGTTCCAGATCGCCGCCGTCGCGGTCTGCGTGCTGATCTGCGCCCTCGACGGGTTCGACGTGCTGGTCGTCGCCTTCACGGCCGCCTCGATCGCCAAGGATTTCGCCCTGAAGCCGACCGATCTCGGGCTCCTGTTCAGCGCCGGCCTCGCCGGGATGGGGCTCGGCGCCCTGCTGATCGCGCCGTTGAGCGACAGGTTCGGCCGGCGCACCACGGTGCTCGTCTGCCTCGCCATCCTGTGCGTCGGGATGCTGGCGGCCGCCGCGACCCGAACCCTCGCCGAGCTCGCCCTGGTGCGGCTGTTCACCGGGCTCGGCATCGGCGGGGGGCTCGCCACCGTCAACATCGTGGTGGCCGAATACGCCACCGACCGCTGGCGCAACCTGTCGATCTCGCTGATGTCGCTGGGCTATCCGATCGGCGCGACGTTGGGCGGGGCGTTCTCGGTCTACCTGATCGCAGCTTACGGCTGGCGCGCGGTCTACGTCTTCGGCGGCCTCGTGGCGCTCGCGCTGGTGCCGGCGGTGCTGGCTGCCCTGCCGGAATCCCTCGACTACCTCATCGCCCGCCGCCCGGCCGGCGCGCTGCCCAAGGTCAACGGGGTGCTGGCCCGCCTCGGGCGCCCGGCGCTCGAAGCCCTGCCGGCGCCGTCGCGGGCGGAGGCCGAGACCGGCGCCAGCCTCTCGGCCATCGCGCGCCCGCCCTACCGCACCCGGACGCTCGCCGCCTGCGCGGCGTATTTCTGCGTGATGACGACCTGCTACTTCTTCCTGAGCTGGACCCCGAAGGTGCTGACCGAGCTGGGCCTCGGCGTCAGCGGCGGCATCTCGGGGGCGATGCTGATGAATCTCGGCGGCGCCGCCGGCTGCCTGGTGTTCGGGTTCGTCGCCCGCCGGGCCGGGACACGCAAGCTCGCCGCCGCCTTCATGGCCGGGCTCTTCGTCGCCGCCACCGCCTTCGGGCACGTGCCGGCGACGCCCGCGGCGCTGCTGGCCGCCACCCTCGCCATCGGCTTCTGCCTCTACGGCTCGATCAACGCGATGTACGCGGCGGTGCCGCCGGTCTTCCCGGCCCCGGTGCGCACCACCGGCACCGGGCTGGCCATGAGCGTCGGCCGCCTCGGCGCCGTCACCGGCCCAGGTCTCGCCGGGATGCTGATGGCGGCGGGCTGGGAGCGGCCGGATTACTGCGTGGCGCTGGCCCTGCCGATGCTCGTGGCGGCTCTCTGCCTGCGCTGGGTCGCGGCGCGGGAGCCGGCGGAACCGGCGCGCGTGGTGCCGGGCATCGTGTCGGCGGCGCGGAGCTGA
- a CDS encoding DUF4424 domain-containing protein yields the protein MAACVLALSLCAPARANDSAAALDAGGLVLVRDPDIALVSEDLRIGLDRIAVDYVFRNGSAAAKTLRIAFPLPAIDGAQLSGSALSLPFGDRANFVGFTVTVDGAPVTPQLEERAYLGTNEVTGLLTRHGLPLNPLRRGDLEAALKRLSPAALQELGRAGLLSEPSADAESLWRSEAKFHWEQTFPAGRELRVSHAYAPVKGNHLLSAEEAATPAYRARYCLDAAGLAGVRRLIAASPMKGQGLTRAVEVPYIVTTARNWAGRIGRFILTVDKGSPAALVSVCRTGVRKTGPTTFVWEATNYVPDADLRILIVANDDALLGLR from the coding sequence TTGGCCGCGTGCGTCCTGGCGCTCTCCCTGTGCGCGCCAGCCCGCGCCAACGACAGCGCCGCCGCCCTCGATGCCGGCGGCCTGGTGCTGGTCCGCGACCCGGACATCGCGCTCGTCAGCGAGGACCTGCGCATCGGTCTCGACCGCATCGCGGTCGATTACGTCTTCCGCAACGGCTCGGCGGCGGCAAAGACCCTGCGGATCGCCTTCCCGCTGCCGGCGATCGACGGGGCGCAACTCTCGGGCAGCGCGCTCAGCCTGCCCTTCGGGGACCGGGCGAACTTCGTCGGCTTCACGGTGACGGTGGACGGGGCGCCGGTGACGCCGCAGCTGGAGGAGCGGGCCTATCTCGGCACCAACGAGGTGACCGGCCTGCTCACCCGCCACGGCCTGCCCCTCAACCCGCTCCGGCGCGGCGACCTGGAGGCGGCGCTCAAGCGCCTCTCGCCGGCGGCGTTGCAGGAACTGGGACGAGCCGGCCTCCTGTCCGAGCCCTCGGCCGATGCCGAGTCCCTGTGGCGCAGCGAGGCCAAGTTCCACTGGGAGCAGACCTTTCCGGCGGGCCGCGAGCTTCGCGTCTCCCACGCCTATGCCCCCGTGAAGGGCAACCACCTGCTCTCGGCCGAGGAAGCGGCCACGCCCGCCTACCGGGCCCGCTACTGCCTCGACGCGGCCGGCCTCGCCGGGGTGCGGCGCCTGATCGCCGCCTCCCCCATGAAGGGGCAGGGCCTGACCCGGGCGGTCGAGGTGCCCTACATCGTGACGACCGCGCGCAACTGGGCCGGCCGCATCGGCCGCTTCATCCTGACGGTGGACAAGGGCAGCCCGGCGGCGCTCGTGAGCGTCTGCCGCACGGGCGTGCGCAAGACGGGGCCCACCACCTTCGTGTGGGAGGCGACGAACTACGTGCCGGACGCCGACCTGCGCATCCTGATCGTCGCCAACGACGACGCGCTGCTCGGCCTGCGGTAG
- the mtgA gene encoding monofunctional biosynthetic peptidoglycan transglycosylase: MPQPLRGLVPASAPPVRARGRRVLRAVLLVPVMVVALVLVLALVYRALTPPSTLMLGRWATLQPVTREVVPLESISPALVAGVVASEDQRLCLHHGVDWDALWSVVDDEDGPSRGASTVTMQTVKNVFLWPGRSYLRKALEIPLALLVDLVWGKRRTMEIYLNVAEWGEGIFGAEAAARHWFGKSARDLTRGEAALLVASLPNPIARNPRRPTRALRALAGRIQGRTAGIGGLSQCVRP, encoded by the coding sequence ATGCCGCAGCCGCTGCGGGGCTTGGTCCCGGCGAGCGCGCCGCCGGTCCGGGCCCGCGGGCGGCGGGTCTTGCGCGCCGTGCTCCTGGTGCCCGTCATGGTGGTCGCCCTCGTCCTGGTCCTGGCGCTCGTCTATCGCGCGCTGACCCCGCCCTCAACCCTGATGCTCGGCCGCTGGGCCACGCTCCAGCCGGTGACCCGCGAGGTCGTGCCGCTGGAATCCATATCCCCGGCCCTGGTCGCCGGCGTCGTCGCCTCCGAGGACCAGCGGCTGTGCCTGCATCACGGCGTCGACTGGGACGCCCTGTGGAGCGTGGTCGACGACGAGGACGGCCCGAGCCGCGGCGCCTCGACGGTGACGATGCAGACGGTGAAGAACGTGTTCCTGTGGCCGGGCCGCTCCTACCTGCGAAAAGCGCTCGAGATCCCGCTGGCGCTGTTGGTCGACCTGGTCTGGGGCAAGCGCCGGACGATGGAGATCTATCTCAACGTCGCCGAGTGGGGGGAGGGGATTTTCGGCGCCGAGGCGGCGGCCCGGCACTGGTTCGGCAAGTCCGCCCGCGATCTCACCAGGGGCGAGGCGGCCCTGCTGGTAGCCTCCCTGCCGAACCCGATCGCCCGCAACCCGCGCCGGCCGACCCGGGCGCTGCGGGCGCTCGCCGGTCGCATCCAGGGGCGGACGGCGGGAATCGGGGGGTTGAGCCAGTGCGTGCGGCCGTGA
- a CDS encoding aromatic ring-hydroxylating dioxygenase subunit alpha: MSDKAFPLNAWYAAAWDHEIGRALTPRRICDKDVVLYRRTDGIVAALEDACWHRLLPLSLGHLKGDQVMCGYHGLVFDSAGRCTFMPAQETINPSACVRAFPAVERYRLIWLWMGDPALADPDLVPDFHWNSDAPWVGDGGTFYSLKCDYRLVIDNLMDLTHETYVHAGSIGDDAITRSPFEVTHTDRCVTVERWMENIEPPPFWARNLGKPGHHVDRWQIIRFEAPTVVAGDVGVAIAGTGARQGDRSQGVNGFFLAAITPETATSCHYFWNFVRSFRTDDEALTESLTLAHVNDGKGVYDQDHDVLEAQQRAIDRQPRQPFYNLNIDAGALWARRLIDGMIAKEAPSDAKTAETKPVGVAAE; the protein is encoded by the coding sequence ATGAGCGACAAGGCCTTTCCCTTGAACGCCTGGTACGCCGCAGCCTGGGACCACGAGATCGGCCGGGCGCTGACGCCGCGGCGGATCTGCGACAAGGACGTGGTGCTCTACCGCCGCACCGACGGCATTGTCGCGGCCCTGGAGGATGCCTGCTGGCACCGGCTGCTGCCGCTGTCGCTGGGCCATCTCAAGGGCGACCAGGTGATGTGCGGCTATCACGGCCTCGTCTTCGATTCTGCCGGCCGCTGCACCTTCATGCCGGCGCAGGAGACCATCAACCCCTCGGCCTGCGTGCGCGCCTTCCCGGCGGTGGAGCGCTACCGCCTGATCTGGCTCTGGATGGGCGACCCGGCCTTGGCCGATCCCGACCTCGTGCCGGACTTCCACTGGAACAGCGACGCGCCGTGGGTCGGCGACGGCGGCACCTTCTATAGCCTGAAATGCGATTACCGGCTGGTCATCGACAACCTGATGGACCTGACCCACGAGACCTATGTGCATGCCGGCAGCATCGGCGACGACGCCATCACCCGCAGCCCGTTCGAGGTGACGCACACCGACCGGTGCGTGACGGTGGAGCGCTGGATGGAGAACATCGAGCCGCCGCCGTTCTGGGCCCGGAACCTGGGCAAGCCCGGCCACCATGTCGACCGCTGGCAGATCATCCGCTTCGAGGCGCCGACGGTGGTGGCGGGCGATGTCGGGGTGGCGATCGCCGGGACCGGGGCGCGGCAGGGCGACCGGAGCCAGGGCGTCAACGGCTTCTTCCTCGCGGCGATCACGCCGGAGACGGCCACGAGCTGCCACTATTTCTGGAACTTCGTGCGCAGCTTCCGCACCGACGACGAGGCGCTGACCGAGTCCCTCACCCTTGCCCACGTCAATGACGGCAAGGGCGTCTACGACCAGGATCACGACGTGCTGGAGGCCCAGCAACGGGCGATCGACCGGCAGCCGCGCCAGCCGTTCTACAACCTCAACATCGATGCCGGCGCCCTGTGGGCGCGCCGCCTGATCGACGGGATGATCGCCAAGGAAGCCCCGAGCGACGCCAAGACGGCCGAGACCAAGCCCGTCGGCGTGGCGGCCGAGTAG
- a CDS encoding helix-turn-helix domain-containing protein: MQTRRERPIPVFRLYGETAETTVPSFVHAEGIGTSAALHDWEIAPHRHGALTQGLVVTSGRGALSLDARREEFSAPWMVWVPSGVVHAFSFRPGTDGVVLSLADDFLAAVLDPDPEAVPLRATAEATFSGRPGSPEEIDLDLARLVETLRREAAGALPGAASAVAALVKLLVVGVLRTRAARAITEPAALARADLHRRFRRLVEAHLREGWPIARFAAALGVSPDRLHAACTEAVRRSPQGILHDRMMLEAKRSLVYTTLPVSKIAFDLGFNDPAYFSRFFAARAGLSPAAFRRASRGEKV, from the coding sequence ATGCAGACGCGGCGGGAGCGGCCGATCCCGGTCTTTCGCCTCTATGGCGAGACCGCCGAGACCACGGTGCCGAGCTTCGTCCATGCCGAGGGGATCGGCACCAGCGCGGCCCTGCACGATTGGGAGATCGCGCCCCACCGCCACGGCGCGCTGACGCAGGGGCTCGTCGTCACGAGCGGCCGCGGCGCCCTGTCGTTGGACGCAAGGCGCGAGGAGTTCTCCGCCCCCTGGATGGTCTGGGTGCCGTCCGGCGTGGTGCACGCCTTCTCGTTCCGGCCCGGGACCGACGGCGTGGTGCTGTCCCTCGCCGACGACTTCCTGGCCGCCGTGCTCGATCCCGACCCGGAGGCGGTCCCCTTGCGCGCCACCGCCGAGGCGACGTTCAGCGGGCGGCCCGGCTCGCCGGAGGAGATCGACCTCGATCTCGCGCGCCTCGTCGAGACGCTCAGGCGGGAGGCCGCCGGCGCCCTGCCGGGAGCGGCGAGCGCGGTGGCGGCGCTGGTCAAGCTCCTGGTGGTCGGCGTGCTGCGCACCCGTGCCGCCCGCGCCATCACCGAGCCGGCGGCGCTCGCCCGCGCCGACCTGCACCGCCGCTTCCGCCGCCTGGTCGAGGCGCATCTGCGCGAGGGCTGGCCGATCGCCCGCTTCGCCGCCGCACTCGGGGTCAGCCCCGACCGGCTGCACGCCGCCTGCACCGAGGCGGTGCGGCGCTCGCCGCAAGGGATCCTGCACGACCGCATGATGCTCGAGGCCAAGCGCAGCCTCGTCTACACCACGCTCCCGGTCTCGAAGATCGCCTTCGATCTCGGCTTCAACGATCCGGCGTATTTCTCGCGCTTCTTTGCGGCCCGCGCGGGCTTGAGCCCGGCGGCGTTCCGGCGTGCGAGTCGGGGGGAGAAGGTCTAA
- a CDS encoding 2-hydroxychromene-2-carboxylate isomerase: MPRRPTLEFWFEFASTYSYLAASRIEALADAAGVAVRWRPFLLGPVFAAQGWTSSPFNLYPAKGRHMWRDLAREAARLGLPPVVRPASFPQNSLAATRVAVHGAEEPWIGAYVRAVYAAEFAQGLSIAEPAAISALLNGLGLDGPALIRASTQEPVKNRLRSIGEEAKSRGLFGAPSFLTEDGELFWGNDRLEQALDWAVGERSAGLR; this comes from the coding sequence ATGCCGCGCCGGCCCACGCTCGAATTCTGGTTCGAGTTCGCCTCCACCTATTCGTACCTCGCCGCATCGCGGATCGAGGCGCTGGCCGACGCGGCCGGCGTCGCGGTGCGCTGGCGGCCGTTCCTGCTCGGGCCGGTCTTCGCCGCTCAAGGGTGGACCTCCTCGCCCTTCAACCTCTACCCGGCCAAGGGCCGCCACATGTGGCGCGACCTCGCCCGGGAGGCCGCCCGCCTCGGCCTGCCGCCGGTGGTGCGGCCGGCGAGCTTCCCGCAGAACAGCCTGGCGGCGACCCGGGTCGCGGTCCACGGCGCCGAGGAGCCGTGGATCGGCGCCTATGTGCGGGCAGTCTACGCGGCGGAGTTCGCGCAAGGACTCTCGATCGCCGAGCCCGCGGCGATCTCCGCCCTCCTCAACGGCCTCGGCCTCGACGGTCCGGCGCTCATCCGCGCCTCGACCCAGGAACCGGTGAAGAACCGCCTGCGCTCGATCGGCGAGGAGGCGAAGTCCCGCGGCCTGTTCGGCGCCCCGAGCTTCCTCACCGAGGACGGGGAACTGTTCTGGGGCAACGACCGGCTGGAGCAGGCGCTGGACTGGGCGGTGGGAGAGCGGTCGGCGGGGCTGCGGTAG
- a CDS encoding TIGR00730 family Rossman fold protein, giving the protein MRLCVFCGSSDGARPLYREAATALGRHFADSGIELVYGGGKVGLMGAVADGALSAGGRVTGIIPQSLVEKETAHLGLTELRVVASMHERKALMADLADGFVALPGGLGTFEEMFEVWTWAQLGYHRKPLAVFNAGGFFDGLLGFLDSVVAEGFVREPHRAMLIVGTEPADLVARIRAYEPPRVIKWVKAEER; this is encoded by the coding sequence ATGCGCCTGTGCGTGTTCTGCGGCTCCAGCGACGGGGCCCGCCCGCTCTACCGCGAGGCGGCGACCGCGCTCGGGCGCCACTTCGCCGACAGCGGCATCGAGCTCGTCTATGGCGGCGGCAAGGTCGGGCTGATGGGGGCCGTCGCGGATGGCGCGCTCAGTGCCGGCGGCCGGGTCACCGGCATCATCCCCCAGTCCCTCGTCGAGAAGGAGACCGCGCATCTCGGCCTGACGGAGCTTCGCGTCGTCGCCTCGATGCACGAGCGCAAGGCCCTGATGGCCGACCTCGCCGACGGGTTCGTGGCTCTGCCGGGGGGCCTCGGCACCTTCGAGGAGATGTTCGAGGTCTGGACCTGGGCCCAGCTCGGCTACCACAGGAAGCCGCTCGCGGTGTTCAACGCCGGCGGCTTCTTCGACGGGTTGCTCGGCTTTCTCGATTCGGTGGTGGCCGAAGGCTTCGTGCGCGAGCCGCATCGGGCCATGCTGATCGTCGGCACCGAGCCGGCGGACCTCGTGGCCCGCATCCGGGCCTATGAGCCGCCGCGGGTGATCAAGTGGGTGAAGGCGGAGGAGCGGTAG